Proteins from one Streptomyces sp. NBC_00289 genomic window:
- a CDS encoding zinc-binding dehydrogenase, whose translation MSTAVVVEAPGEHRLEPHTPREPAAGEALVRVHAVGICGSDREVYQGNRPEGYVRYPLTPGHEWSGTVAAVGAGVPASLVGRKVVGEGFRNCQVCDRCHAGETTLCTAGYEETGFTQPGAMAATLTLPARLLHALPDDADLTAAALLEPAACIAAAAIKANARPGERVAVVGTGTLGMFAVQFLKAGSPAELLVVGTRPDRADLSKRFGASDFRTRDQDLPDDFDVVIETAGSASAARTAASLLRRGGRLVLTGIPAPGAEGLDPTDLVVRQLEVHTVFGAPPDAWAHTVRVFGAGLLDPLPLVTHELPLDGFPQAIELVGSGDPKVGKVLLRP comes from the coding sequence GTGAGCACCGCCGTCGTCGTCGAGGCGCCCGGCGAGCACCGGCTGGAGCCGCACACGCCGCGTGAGCCGGCCGCGGGCGAGGCGCTCGTCCGGGTCCACGCCGTCGGCATCTGCGGCAGCGACCGCGAGGTCTACCAGGGCAACCGGCCCGAGGGGTACGTCCGTTACCCGCTCACGCCGGGCCACGAGTGGTCCGGGACCGTGGCGGCCGTCGGGGCCGGGGTGCCCGCCTCGCTCGTCGGGCGCAAGGTCGTCGGTGAGGGTTTCCGCAACTGCCAGGTGTGCGACCGCTGCCACGCGGGCGAGACCACCCTGTGCACGGCGGGGTACGAGGAGACCGGCTTCACCCAGCCGGGTGCGATGGCGGCCACGCTCACCCTGCCGGCCCGGCTGCTGCACGCCCTGCCGGACGACGCCGACCTGACGGCGGCCGCCCTGCTGGAGCCCGCCGCCTGTATCGCGGCGGCGGCGATCAAGGCGAACGCCCGGCCCGGTGAACGGGTCGCGGTGGTCGGTACCGGAACGCTCGGCATGTTCGCCGTGCAGTTCCTGAAGGCCGGCTCCCCGGCCGAGCTGCTCGTCGTCGGCACCCGTCCGGACCGCGCCGACCTGTCGAAGCGGTTCGGCGCCTCGGACTTCCGCACCAGGGACCAGGACCTCCCCGACGACTTCGACGTCGTCATCGAGACCGCCGGGTCCGCGTCCGCCGCGCGCACCGCCGCCTCCCTGCTCAGGCGCGGCGGGCGCCTGGTCCTGACGGGGATCCCGGCTCCGGGCGCCGAGGGTCTCGACCCGACGGACCTGGTGGTACGGCAGCTGGAGGTGCACACCGTCTTCGGGGCGCCGCCGGATGCCTGGGCGCACACGGTGCGGGTCTTCGGTGCCGGGTTGCTCGATCCCCTGCCCCTGGTCACTCACGAACTGCCGTTGGACGGGTTCCCGCAGGCCATCGAGCTGGTGGGGTCCGGTGATCCGAAGGTCGGCAAGGTGCTGCTACGGCCGTAG